A window from Salvia miltiorrhiza cultivar Shanhuang (shh) chromosome 2, IMPLAD_Smil_shh, whole genome shotgun sequence encodes these proteins:
- the LOC131009044 gene encoding SKP1-like protein 1, whose translation MASSSAEKKMILLISKEGETFEIEEAATLLSGTMKHMIEDNCTTGGIPLSNVDSVTLAKVIEFCKSHAASDDVETLKKFDSDYVNMVKNDQKLMFDLVLAANYLDMKKLLDLMCQTIADMIREKSLEEIRKMFHIKNDYTPEEEEAVRKEYAWAFE comes from the exons ATGGCATCATCATCGGCTGAAAAGAAGATGATCCTTTTGATTAGCAAGGAAGGGGAGACGTTCGAAATCGAGGAGGCCGCAACTCTCCTTTCAGGGACTATGAAGCACATGATCGAAGACAATTGCACCACCGGTGGAATCCCGCTGTCGAACGTCGATTCGGTGACTCTGGCGAAGGTGATCGAGTTCTGCAAAAGCCATGCCGCCAGCGACGACGTCGAGACTTTGAAGAAATTCGACTCCGACTACGTCAACATGGTGAAAAATGATCAGAAACTGATGTTTGATTTGGTGTtg GCTGCAAATTACTTGGATATGAAGAAACTTTTGGATCTGATGTGCCAAACCATAGCAGATATGATTAGAGAAAAGAGTCTAGAAGAAATACGAAAGATGTTCCACATCAAAAATGACTATACCCCAGAAGAGGAAGAAGCTGTTAGAAAAGAGTATGCATGGgcatttgaataa
- the LOC131008951 gene encoding intermediate cleaving peptidase 55, mitochondrial: MHILRINLLRRFSPNFYNEVKARGFSSRIVHDVGQPTASTHPQIMKEGEITPGISSDEYIWRRKNLLKLLPENALAIFASAPVKMMTDVVPYTFRQDADYLYITGCQQPGGVAVLGHNCGLCMFMPETTPQDVMWQGETAGVDAALSTFKADEAYPISALNKILSRMIKCSLQLFHNVNTANSTYVNLETFQKAAYDGKVKDFAVYTHEARWIKSEAELNLMRNSASIASQALLQTLLHSKIFPNEGMLSAKFEYECRMRGAQRMAFNPVVGGGSNGSVIHYARNDQRIQGGDLVLMDVGCELHGYSSDLTRTWPPCGRFSPAQEELYDLILQTNEECLRLCRPGTTIREIHNYSVDRLRKGFEDLGILKSDQPQSYYMLNPTSIGHYLGMDVHDCRTITYDRPLKPGVVITIEPGVYIPPNSNVPERYQGIGIRIEDDVLITESGYEVLTASVPKEIKHLESLLNNLSYGMGMEKCNAVYGF; encoded by the exons ATGCATATTCTCCGTATAAACCTACTGCGTAGATTCTCCCCCAATTTCTACAATGAG GTGAAGGCGAGGGGATTTTCTAGTAGGATAGTGCACGATGTGGGGCAGCCAACAGCGAGCACTCATCCGCAG ATAATGAAGGAAGGGGAGATTACTCCTGGGATAAGCAGTGATGAGTATATATGGAGGAGGAAGAATTTGTTGAAGCTACTTCCAGAGAATGCTTTGGCAATTTTTGCATCTGCTCCGGTTAAGATGATGACCGATGTTGTGCCGTACACTTTCAGGCAAGATGCTGATTATCTCTATATCACTGGCTGCCAACAGCCAGGCGGCGTTGCAGTTTTGGGTCATAACTGTGGTTTGTGCATGTTTATGCCGGAAACAACGCCACAA GATGTGATGTGGCAAGGTGAGACTGCTGGAGTTGATGCAGCTCTAAGCACATTCAAGGCTGATGAAGCATACCCTATAAGTGCATTGAATAAG ATCCTATCAAGGATGATAAAGTGCTCACTCCAATTGTTCCATAATGTGAATACAGCTAATTCTACTTATGTGAACTTGGAGACCTTCCAAAAAGCAGCTTATGACGGGAAAGTGAAAGACTTTGCAGTTTATACTCATGAAGCACGATGGATAAAATCAGAAGCTGAGCTTAATTTGATGCGAAATTCTGCATCTATAGCTTCTCAG GCTCTTCTGCAGACACTGCTGCACTCCAAAATATTTCCTAACGAGGGAATGCTCTCAGCCAAGTTTGAATATGAGTGCAGAATGAGAGGTGCCCAACGAATGGC CTTCAATCCTGTGGTTGGTGGGGGTTCAAATGGCAGTGTCATACATTATGCTCGGAATGATCAGAGA ATCCAAGGTGGAGACCTGGTTCTGATGGATGTAGGATGTGAGCTTCATGGTTACTCTAGTGATCTTACTCGCACATGGCCACCATGTGGCAGATTTTCCCCAGCACAG GAAGAACTTTATGACCTTATATTACAGACAAATGAAGAATGTTTGAGACTCTGCAGACCAGGCACAACTATTCGAGAAATTCACAACTATTCG GTTGATAGGCTGCGAAAAGGATTCGAAGATCTTGGGATATTGAAAAGTGATCAACCTCAGAGTTACTATATGCTGAATCCGACCAGTATAG GTCACTACCTAGGAATGGACGTCCATGATTGCCGCACAATCACATATGACCGCCCTCTGAAGCCTGGTGTT GTGATCACAATTGAACCCGGAGTTTACATCCCTCCCAATTCTAATGTTCCCGAGAG ATATCAAGGCATTGGGATAAGGATAGAAGACGATGTTCTCATCACAGAGTCGGGATATGAG GTACTTACCGCTTCAGTACCAAAAGAAATTAAGCACCTGGAATCATTGCTTAATAATTTGTCTTACGGGATGGGGATGGAAAAATGCAATGCCGTCTACGGATTTTAG